Proteins co-encoded in one Aspergillus fumigatus Af293 chromosome 6, whole genome shotgun sequence genomic window:
- a CDS encoding SNAP receptor SNC2, which translates to MSEQPYDPYIPSGSNGPSASAGSAAQNGDPRTREIDRKIQETVDTMRSNIFKVSERGERLDSLQDKTDNLAVSAQGFRRGANRVRKQMWWKDMKMRVCLVICIICLLIVIIVPAVVTTTKH; encoded by the exons ATGTCTGAGCAGCCTTACGATCCTTATATCCCCTCTGGCTCCAATGGGCCTTCCGCCAGCGCCGGCAGCGCAGCGCAGAATGGCGACCCTCGGACAAGGGAAATCGACAGA AAAATTCAAGAGACCGTCGATACAATGCGCTCGAATATTTTCAAGGTATCAGAGCGTGGTGAACGCTTGGACTCTCTGCAGGACAAGACAGACAACCTGGCCGTATCTGCCCAGGGCTTCCGTCGGGGTGCTAACCGCGTGAGGAAGCAAATGTGGTGGAAGGACATGAAGATGCGCGTGTGCCTGGTCATCTGCATTATCTGCTTactcattgtcatcattgttCCTGCCG TCGTCACGACCACCAAACATTAA